In Deltaproteobacteria bacterium, the DNA window AACGACGCACACACTTGGCCTATATCGAACCAACTCCAACAAGGTGGGGTTCCGCTATGGCCAGGTTTCTAACTTACGACCTCAACCCAACGCACTACCCTGACATAATCGCGTTGCTGTTAACATGACATATTGACGTTGCTACGACATTAAAATTCGCCGCCGGCCGAAGCAAAAAAATCCCCGCACAGCTAACGCTGGCGGGGATTTGGAACAATTCACGAATTAACTTTACGGCCGCTTGTAAAAATTCGGATCCATCTTGGTACTGGTGCCGGACTTTGCAAGCTCTTCTTCGAACATCTTACGGATGTTTGCATCCTCGTCGAAATATTCGATCTGATTGCCGCCGGCTTTGACATCCTTGTCGACTTTGGTGATGTCTCCGAAGCCTTCGCCCAAGCTGTACTTGATCCCGCCCAAACGCGGCGGCAGATAGCGTGCGCCGGTGGCGCCGGTGTTGAAATGTTGATGCCACATCATCGCTGGCGGTGTAAACACGCTGCCATCCTGCCAATCGTAACGCTTGGGCTCTTCGCCCTGGCGCCAAAACATCGAGAAGCCTTTGCCCTTGATGATGATGACGTTGAAGCCGGGGCCGTGACGATGGGCTTTCTTATAAGTACCGATGGGAAATTCCGAGATATGCGCCGCCATGGAGCCGCTGGCCATTTCCAACATGACGTTCTTGCCGCCGCCACCGCGCTCGACCCAATCTTCCAGGGCGAAACTGCGCGCGTCGGCGATGAAATTGGTATCCCATACGCGGCCCGGATAGGCTTTGCCCTTGCCGCTAAAATATTCCGGATCGCCATCGAAGCGATCTTGGAAATCGCGCGGCGTGTTGAAAATAAAATCGGCGTCATGAAAAAGATTGAAAACGATCGGCATGCTGTTGACCGAGAAAAATCGCGCCGGCTCGTCGCCCGAACCGTTGAAGTGCTGATAGGTGCAGTTGAGCGGCAAAGCGAACAGACTACCGTCGTGCCATTCGAACGTCTGCTTGGCGCCCTTATCGTTCCAAATCGTCGTCGCACCCCGTCCCTTGAGAACGAAATGGAGATCCTCGTAGAGATGCTTCATGGGATTGAGCTTCTTACCGGCGGCGATCTCGCTGACATAGGCGCCGGTGGCGCCTTCCGCGCCTT includes these proteins:
- a CDS encoding ethanolamine ammonia lyase-activating protein; the protein is MSKPAEQADNVMDNIPFYDKWQLGEGIPITKTFFVSDLKKVDLKPWARTGGSGAFINMEGAEGATGAYVSEIAAGKKLNPMKHLYEDLHFVLKGRGATTIWNDKGAKQTFEWHDGSLFALPLNCTYQHFNGSGDEPARFFSVNSMPIVFNLFHDADFIFNTPRDFQDRFDGDPEYFSGKGKAYPGRVWDTNFIADARSFALEDWVERGGGGKNVMLEMASGSMAAHISEFPIGTYKKAHRHGPGFNVIIIKGKGFSMFWRQGEEPKRYDWQDGSVFTPPAMMWHQHFNTGATGARYLPPRLGGIKYSLGEGFGDITKVDKDVKAGGNQIEYFDEDANIRKMFEEELAKSGTSTKMDPNFYKRP